GCAGGAGCATAAGTAATAACCGGACCCTTGCCAATTTTTGTCTCTCCCTCAATCTTTTTGTCAATCATAGGTGTCGTTGAATCATGACATACATCAGTAACAATAGCCACATTCGGTCGTATGGTTTGAGTAATCATTTCTGCTCCTCTAAGACCAACTTCTTCTTGAACTGCGTTTACGATATACAAGCCAAAGGGTAACTTTTTCTTATGCTCATGCAATAATCGAGCAACTTCGGCAATCATAAATCCTCCCATTCGGTTATCAATAGCACGACAAACAAATTTGTTTTCGTTCATAATCATAAATTCATCAGGATAAGTAATCACACAGCCAACATGTACGCCTAATTTTTCTACTTCCTCTTTTGTTTCACAACCAAGGTCTATGAAAATATTGCTTGTTTTTGGGTTTTCTTCTTTGTCCCTGTTACGAGTGTGTATGGCGGGCCAACCAAAGACACCTTTTACTATCCCTTTTTTGGTATGAATATTAACGCGTTTCGAAGGAGCAATTTGATGGTCAGAGCCTCCATTTCGTATAACATATACCAAACCATCTTCTGTAATATAGTTAACATACCACGCAATTTCGTCTGCATGACCCTCAATAACTACTTTAAACGGGGCATCTGGATTGATGATTCCTACCGCAGTGCCATAGGTATCTGTAATAAAAGTATCCACATAAGGTTGAAGGTAGTCCATCCAAATCTTTTGGCCTTCAGATTCAAAACCTGTTGGAGAGGCGTTATTTAAGTATTTTTCTAAAAATGCCATAGAAGAGGCATTCAATATTGATGGTGAATTCATATGAAATTATTTTTTGCTAATTTATAAATTTGGCATCAGACTTGTGTATAAATTTATAATTTTGAATTATAAAATTTTCCCATGAACCGAATCTCCCTTTTTTTCCTATTCCTTTTGTGTTCTCTTGCAACACAAGCACAAATTGTTCCAAAAGAAACCGAAAAAACAGGCCCTACGCTTATCGAAAACGATAGTATTCTCAGTGATACTATTCTGTTACCAGAAATAATCATCAGTAAGCAAAAGTTAAGTCTTGAAGATAAAAAGCAATTCTTAATTTTACAAAATAGAGTATACAAAACGTATCCTTATGCTAAACTAGCTTCCGAAAGACTTGTTGCCCTCAAAAAAGGGATGTCTTATTTAAAAACAAACAAAGAGAAAAAGAAGTATTTTAAAATTGTTGAAGACTATTTAACAAATGAGTTCGAAGCCAAACTAAAAAAACTGTCACGAAAACAGGGACAAATCTTAGTCAAATTGATTCATAGGCAAACCGGTATAACTACATACGACCTAGTTTCGGACTTAAAAAGTGGCTGGAAAGCATTTTGGGCCAATACCACAGCCCGAATATTTGACATTAATCTCAAAACAAAATACCAACCTTACGAAGTAAATGAAGATTTTTTAATTGAAACCATCTTAGTAAGAGCCTTCGAAACGGGAAGACTTCAAAACCAACCACCTGCTACCCCCGTAAATTATGACGATTTAAATGAAGCATGGCATACAAAAGCCAGTCAACTTAAATAGTCAGCTTATCTTAACTAAACAATTTACGCTAC
The DNA window shown above is from Flavobacterium sp. 9R and carries:
- a CDS encoding M42 family metallopeptidase — protein: MNSPSILNASSMAFLEKYLNNASPTGFESEGQKIWMDYLQPYVDTFITDTYGTAVGIINPDAPFKVVIEGHADEIAWYVNYITEDGLVYVIRNGGSDHQIAPSKRVNIHTKKGIVKGVFGWPAIHTRNRDKEENPKTSNIFIDLGCETKEEVEKLGVHVGCVITYPDEFMIMNENKFVCRAIDNRMGGFMIAEVARLLHEHKKKLPFGLYIVNAVQEEVGLRGAEMITQTIRPNVAIVTDVCHDSTTPMIDKKIEGETKIGKGPVITYAPAVQNNLRELILNTASEKGIPFQRLASSRVTGTDTDAFAYSNGGVASALISLPLRYMHTTVEMVHRKDVENVIQLIYETLLKIENNETFSYFK
- a CDS encoding DUF4294 domain-containing protein — encoded protein: MNRISLFFLFLLCSLATQAQIVPKETEKTGPTLIENDSILSDTILLPEIIISKQKLSLEDKKQFLILQNRVYKTYPYAKLASERLVALKKGMSYLKTNKEKKKYFKIVEDYLTNEFEAKLKKLSRKQGQILVKLIHRQTGITTYDLVSDLKSGWKAFWANTTARIFDINLKTKYQPYEVNEDFLIETILVRAFETGRLQNQPPATPVNYDDLNEAWHTKASQLK